A window of Sulfuricurvum sp. contains these coding sequences:
- a CDS encoding glycosyltransferase family 2 protein, translating to MNKNLANFSLLQQKYLCYYLDQLNHQTDEYLITKTLSDTTKINSNFMLQKEFYALLNKFMQIPLPFLDVFSEESYLLANPDIAEAIQEEKFLNALEHFILFGYDEVKNGTRRIGNPFPYMSENDYLRANPDLELTAQNTIAFSPFHHFLEYGMHQFLSGERLLEGEYVFEISSEILKNITKLFDEKNYLKANPDVYDAIKIGEFENGWDHFIRCGIHEARKGERKLHPRIPFLSECKYVSLNPDILAAMQRHEITMPYEHFLVYGYTEMTRGTRRLKGYSNYFYTEPELDEELSQVIGTISENLTFSIIMPVYNVEPKWLEMAIESVRSQWYPNWELCIVDDASTNKDTIEYLKSINDPKIKIELLTKNVNISEASNVALKMASGEYIVLMDHDDELTVDALYEVAKTINESGAEFIYSDEDKIEMNGTHSDVHYKPDYAPDMILSQNYISHLGVIKKELIDTVGGFSTEVEGSQDYDLYLKVLEQTNKIVHIPKVLYHWRKIPGSTAAEFSDKSYAQEAGKLALENTIKRRSLDATVENGKYPGTYRVKYAIKFDPLVSIIIPFKDKPELLKMCIDSILDKSTYENYEIIGISNNSTETSTFSMMKQLEKLDSRVHFYEYNKPFNYSEINNYAVHTYAKGEHIVLLNNDIEIITPEWIESMLEFSQRPDIGAVGAKLYYPNDTIQHAGVIVGLGGVAGHSHKHFPKEHPGYFFRLNISQNLLSVTAACLMVKRSAYDTVGGLNEVDLKIAFNDVDFCLRLVEAGYLNVFTPYCEAYHHESISRGAEDNPEKIKRFQQEIEYMKKNHQKILTQGDPYYNSNLTLDREDFSVDIKVRT from the coding sequence ATGAATAAAAATTTAGCCAACTTTTCACTGTTACAACAAAAATATTTGTGCTATTATCTCGATCAACTGAACCATCAAACAGACGAATATCTAATTACCAAAACTTTATCAGATACCACAAAAATCAATTCTAATTTTATGTTACAAAAAGAGTTTTATGCTCTTTTAAATAAATTTATGCAGATTCCACTCCCATTCTTAGATGTTTTTAGTGAAGAGAGCTATCTATTAGCCAATCCTGATATCGCTGAAGCAATCCAAGAAGAAAAATTTTTAAATGCTTTAGAACATTTCATTCTCTTCGGTTACGACGAGGTGAAAAATGGAACTCGTCGAATCGGCAATCCTTTTCCATATATGAGTGAAAACGATTATCTGCGTGCAAATCCAGATCTTGAGCTAACAGCACAAAATACTATAGCCTTTTCCCCTTTTCACCATTTTTTAGAGTATGGAATGCACCAGTTTTTATCAGGAGAACGGTTACTGGAAGGAGAATATGTTTTTGAGATATCTTCTGAAATTCTAAAAAATATTACTAAATTATTTGATGAAAAAAACTATTTAAAAGCTAATCCCGATGTATACGATGCAATAAAAATAGGAGAGTTTGAAAACGGATGGGACCATTTTATCCGATGTGGTATTCATGAAGCACGCAAAGGAGAGCGCAAATTACATCCGCGTATTCCATTTCTCTCTGAATGCAAATACGTCTCACTCAATCCTGATATTTTAGCGGCGATGCAACGTCATGAGATCACTATGCCATATGAGCACTTTTTAGTGTATGGCTATACAGAAATGACTAGAGGAACACGACGATTAAAAGGGTATTCGAATTACTTTTACACCGAACCTGAATTAGATGAAGAATTAAGTCAAGTAATCGGCACTATTTCCGAAAACCTCACATTTTCGATCATCATGCCAGTATATAACGTAGAGCCAAAATGGCTAGAGATGGCGATAGAGTCGGTTCGAAGCCAATGGTATCCGAATTGGGAACTGTGCATAGTCGATGATGCAAGCACCAACAAAGATACGATAGAGTATTTAAAAAGTATCAATGACCCTAAAATAAAAATAGAGCTTCTTACTAAAAACGTTAATATTTCCGAAGCCTCCAATGTTGCCCTAAAAATGGCTAGCGGAGAGTACATCGTGCTAATGGATCACGATGATGAACTAACCGTAGATGCTCTTTATGAAGTAGCTAAAACGATTAATGAATCGGGAGCAGAGTTTATTTATTCCGATGAAGATAAGATCGAAATGAACGGGACACACAGTGATGTTCACTATAAACCTGACTATGCCCCCGATATGATTTTAAGCCAAAACTATATCAGCCATCTCGGAGTCATTAAAAAAGAGTTAATCGATACTGTTGGTGGATTTAGCACAGAAGTAGAGGGTTCACAAGACTATGATCTTTATCTCAAAGTATTAGAACAAACCAATAAAATCGTCCATATACCCAAAGTGCTGTACCATTGGCGAAAAATTCCGGGTTCAACCGCAGCAGAATTCAGCGATAAATCATACGCCCAAGAGGCTGGAAAACTAGCCTTAGAAAATACAATCAAACGGCGCAGTCTTGATGCTACAGTTGAAAACGGAAAGTATCCTGGAACCTATAGAGTCAAATATGCCATTAAATTTGATCCTCTAGTGAGTATCATCATCCCATTTAAAGACAAACCTGAATTGCTTAAAATGTGTATTGATTCAATTCTCGACAAATCAACCTACGAAAATTATGAGATTATCGGTATCAGCAATAACAGTACCGAAACATCAACTTTTTCGATGATGAAACAACTCGAAAAACTAGATAGCAGGGTTCATTTTTATGAGTACAACAAACCATTTAACTACTCTGAGATCAATAACTATGCAGTACATACTTATGCTAAAGGTGAGCATATCGTATTGTTAAACAACGATATAGAGATCATTACACCCGAATGGATAGAGTCGATGTTAGAGTTTTCCCAACGCCCTGATATCGGTGCGGTAGGAGCTAAACTCTATTACCCCAATGATACCATCCAGCATGCAGGGGTTATTGTAGGATTAGGTGGAGTTGCCGGACATTCTCATAAACATTTCCCAAAAGAGCACCCCGGATATTTTTTCCGTCTTAATATCTCCCAAAATCTTCTTTCGGTGACCGCGGCATGTTTGATGGTGAAACGTTCTGCTTATGATACGGTCGGTGGACTAAACGAGGTGGATTTAAAAATAGCGTTTAACGATGTCGATTTTTGTCTTCGCTTAGTTGAAGCGGGATATTTAAATGTTTTTACCCCTTATTGCGAGGCGTATCACCATGAATCGATCTCACGTGGTGCGGAAGATAATCCTGAAAAAATCAAACGGTTTCAACAAGAGATTGAGTATATGAAAAAAAATCATCAAAAAATCTTAACACAAGGGGACCCCTACTATAATTCTAATCTTACATTAGATAGAGAAGATTTTTCTGTAGATATTAAAGTTAGGACATAA